In Rhodanobacter humi, the following are encoded in one genomic region:
- the fucP gene encoding L-fucose:H+ symporter permease: protein MTESPATPVATAPQGVRRWLPLFLIVGLFFLWGGANNLNDVLIAQFKLAFVLDDFQAGLVQSAFYLGYFLVAMPAAMFMRRYGYKEAVVLGLVLYGAGALLFWPAAQLRTYGLFLFALFVIATGLAFLETSANPLMTVLGPREGAARRLNFAQAFNPLGSIAGVLIGKHFILAGAEHTPAQLAAMSAAERDAYFTTATHAVQWPYLCIGLVVLAWAVLVLVMRFPAVAAPHVLTTRATGRDGALARLLRDRGFTSAMAAQFFYVGAQVGVWSYTIRYVQSSMPGTSAHAAASFILAALACFMAGRFVGTALMKFLAPVRLLLAFAAINVVLTLYALLQPGFSGAVALVACSFFMSVMYPTIFALGVEGMDDDERKLGSALLVMTIIGGAVLTAAMGAVSDVAGIARALAVPALSFAVVAWFAWRQLKHARAEER from the coding sequence ATGACGGAGTCCCCGGCAACACCCGTTGCCACCGCGCCGCAAGGCGTCCGCCGCTGGCTGCCGCTGTTCCTGATCGTCGGCTTGTTCTTCCTGTGGGGCGGCGCGAACAACCTCAACGACGTGCTGATCGCGCAGTTCAAGCTGGCTTTCGTGCTGGACGACTTCCAGGCGGGCCTGGTGCAGAGCGCGTTCTACCTCGGCTATTTCCTGGTGGCGATGCCGGCGGCGATGTTCATGCGCCGCTACGGCTACAAGGAGGCAGTGGTGCTGGGCCTGGTGCTGTACGGCGCGGGCGCGCTGCTGTTCTGGCCGGCGGCGCAGCTGCGCACTTACGGGCTGTTCCTGTTCGCGCTGTTCGTGATCGCCACCGGGCTGGCCTTCCTGGAAACCTCGGCGAACCCGCTGATGACCGTGCTGGGACCGCGCGAGGGCGCGGCGCGGCGACTCAACTTCGCACAGGCATTCAACCCGCTGGGCTCGATCGCCGGCGTGCTGATCGGCAAGCATTTCATCCTCGCGGGCGCGGAGCACACGCCCGCGCAACTGGCCGCGATGAGCGCCGCCGAGCGCGATGCGTACTTCACCACGGCGACGCATGCGGTGCAGTGGCCGTACCTGTGCATCGGCCTGGTGGTGCTGGCCTGGGCCGTGCTGGTGCTGGTGATGCGCTTTCCCGCGGTGGCCGCGCCGCACGTGTTGACCACGCGCGCCACCGGGCGCGACGGCGCGCTGGCGCGGCTGCTGCGCGACCGCGGCTTCACCAGCGCGATGGCGGCGCAGTTCTTCTACGTGGGTGCGCAGGTCGGGGTGTGGAGCTACACCATCCGCTACGTGCAATCGAGCATGCCCGGCACCTCGGCGCACGCGGCGGCGAGCTTCATCCTCGCCGCACTGGCGTGCTTCATGGCGGGTCGCTTTGTCGGCACGGCGCTGATGAAATTCCTCGCGCCGGTGCGCCTGCTGCTGGCGTTCGCCGCGATCAACGTGGTGCTCACGCTGTACGCGCTGCTGCAGCCGGGCTTCAGCGGCGCGGTCGCGCTGGTGGCTTGCAGCTTCTTCATGTCGGTGATGTACCCGACCATCTTCGCGCTGGGCGTGGAGGGCATGGACGACGACGAGCGCAAGCTCGGTTCGGCCCTGCTGGTGATGACCATCATCGGCGGCGCGGTGCTCACCGCGGCGATGGGGGCGGTGTCCGATGTCGCCGGCATTGCGCGTGCGCTCGCCGTGCCGGCGCTGAGTTTCGCGGTGGTGGCGTGGTTCGCGTGGCGGCAACTGAAGCATGCACGCGCGGAGGAACGTTGA